GTTGCTGGTGCGGGAGACCGCCTACCTCGCGCGTGAGCACCGGGCGGTGATCGACGCCGAGCTGGCCGGGCCGGGCGCGGTCGAGGCGGTGGCGGAGCTGAGCGATCGGGCGTTGGTGGCCGCGGCGCAGCGGATCGCCTACCGGCTGGACCCGCACGCGGTCACCGACCGGGCCCGGCGTGCGGCGTCGCAGCGGTCGGTGACGCTGCGTCCGGCGCCGGACACGATGAGCTACCTGACCGGGCTGCTGCCGGTGGCCCAGGGGGTGGCCTGCTACGCGGTGCTGACCCGGGCCGCCGACACCGCCCGGGCCGCCGGGGACCCGCGGACCCGGGGCCAGGTGATGGCCGACACGCTGGTCGCCGCGCTCGGCGCCCAGGCAAACCCCGCACCCGACGCCGACGCCGACGCCGGAGCGGCCTCGGACCCCGCACCTGCACCTGCACCCACGTCCCCGACGTCGGACCCGGCCGGACCGGCCGGCTCGATCTCCCTGCAGCTGGTGATGACCGACCGCACCCTGCTCCGCGGCGACGACGAGCCCGCGCACCTGGTCGGCTACGGCACGGTCCCGGCCGGCTGGGCACGCGACCTGCTCCGGAGCACCGGGGCCGAGGTGTTCCTGCGCCGCATCTACACCAGCCCCGGCAGCGGCCGGCTGCTGGCCGCCGACGCGAAGGCCCGCCGGTTCACCGGCGCCCTGCGCGAGGTCCTCATCGCCCGCGACCAGCGCTGCCGCACCCCCTGGTGCGACGCCCCGGTCCGCCACCTCGACCACGCCCGGCCCTGGGAGAGCGGCGGCACGACCTCCACGGTCAACGGCCAGGGCCAGTGCGAGAAGTGCAACTACGCCAAACAGGCCCCCGGCTGGACCGCCGACGGCACCGCCCCACCCGGCGACCGCCACAGCGTGCACACCACCACCCCGACCGGCCACCGCTACCGCTCCCGCGCACCCGCACCCCCCGGCACACCAGCCCCCACTCCCAGACCGAGCCGCGCGGAGCTCCACCTCAGCGACAT
The DNA window shown above is from Nocardioides mesophilus and carries:
- a CDS encoding HNH endonuclease signature motif containing protein — translated: MAADLEDVRAWVGTLADLGGGLGDAERVDLIRALEELKGAAAAAQARVSCDFDVSQREAQRAAGVPERRVGQGVAAQVALARRDSPHRGDQHLGTAKALVREMPHTLGLLTRGVLSERRATLLVRETAYLAREHRAVIDAELAGPGAVEAVAELSDRALVAAAQRIAYRLDPHAVTDRARRAASQRSVTLRPAPDTMSYLTGLLPVAQGVACYAVLTRAADTARAAGDPRTRGQVMADTLVAALGAQANPAPDADADAGAASDPAPAPAPTSPTSDPAGPAGSISLQLVMTDRTLLRGDDEPAHLVGYGTVPAGWARDLLRSTGAEVFLRRIYTSPGSGRLLAADAKARRFTGALREVLIARDQRCRTPWCDAPVRHLDHARPWESGGTTSTVNGQGQCEKCNYAKQAPGWTADGTAPPGDRHSVHTTTPTGHRYRSRAPAPPGTPAPTPRPSRAELHLSDIVLAS